In one window of Helianthus annuus cultivar XRQ/B chromosome 17, HanXRQr2.0-SUNRISE, whole genome shotgun sequence DNA:
- the LOC110922369 gene encoding ribose-phosphate pyrophosphokinase 1, protein MASIAFSSGHLSTANKFRSVFRTRNASISCKVNYEGNGKPGVQTLTSNQELSPNLVIPYALERDLTTKDKSKLRVLSGTANPTLSQEIACYMGLELGDLKIKRFADGEIYVQLCESVRGCDVFIVQPTCPPANENLMELLVMIDACRRASAKTVTAVIPYFGYARADRKTQGRESIAAKLVANLITEAGADRVLACDLHSGQSIGYFDIPVNHIHGQTVILDYLASKRICAEDLVVVSPDVGGVARARAFAKKLSDAPLAIVDKRRHGHNVAEVMNLIGDVKGKVAVMVDDMIDTAGTISKGAALLHQEGAREVYACCTHGVFSPPAIERLSSGIFQEVIITNTIPVSEQNCFSQLTILSVANLLGEAIWRVHDDYSGASGLFSDLGID, encoded by the exons ATGGCTTCTATTGCATTCTCTTCCGGTCATCTTTCAACGGCCAACAAATTCCGGTCCGTTTTCCGTACAAGAAACGCCTCAATT AGCTGCAAGGTCAATTATGAGGGAAACGGGAAGCCTGGCGTACAAACGCTCACCAGCAACCAAGAATTATCCCCTAACCTCGTTATTCCATATGCTTTGGAGAGAGATTTAACTACGAAAGATAAATCCAAACTTCGCGTTCTTTCAGGAACTGCCAACCCCACACTATCTCAG GAAATTGCATGCTATATGGGTCTGGAACTTGGGGATTTGAAGATAAAACGTTTTGCAGATGGTGAAATATACGTTCAGTTGTGTGAGAGTGTTAGAGGGTGTGATGTATTTATCGTGCAACCAACATGCCCTCCCGCAAATGAGAATCTCATGGAGCTTTTAGTAATGATAGACGCTTGTCGAAGGGCATCTGCAAAAACTGTTACTGCGGTTATCCCGTACTTCGGATATGCAAGAGCTGATCGCAAG ACTCAAGGGCGGGAATCGATTGCTGCTAAACTTGTTGCGAATCTTATAACAGAAGCTGGGGCAGATCGTGTTCTTGCTTGTGATCTTCATTCTGGGCAGTCTATAGGCTATTTTGACATCCCAGTTAATCACATACATGGTCAG aCGGTCATACTTGATTACCTCGCAAGTAAGCGCATATGTGCGGAGGATCTAGTAGTGGTGTCCCCTGATGTTGGTGGGGTGGCTAGAGCTCGAGCTTTCGCAAAGAAATTATCCGACGCACCCTTAGCCATCGTTGATAAACGACGTCACGGGCACAATGTGGCAGAG GTGATGAATTTGATCGGTGATGTAAAGGGTAAAGTAGCAGTTATGGTGGATGACATGATCGACACTGCTG GTACCATCTCGAAAGGAGCAGCGTTGTTGCATCAAGAAGGTGCAAGAGAAGTTTATGCATGCTGCACACATGGTGTTTTTAG TCCTCCCGCTATTGAAAGATTGTCCAGCGGTATTTTTCAAGAGGTGATAATCACAAATACGATTCCCGTGTCTGAGCAGAACTGCTTTTCACAGTTGACTATCTTATCGGTAGCAAACCTGCTCGGAGAGGCTATCTGGCGGGTTCATGATGACTATTCC GGAGCTTCTGGACTCTTTTCTGATTTGGGTATCGACTAA
- the LOC110926293 gene encoding protoheme IX farnesyltransferase, mitochondrial has product MWRRRNSLSQFTQLASSKLHSHPNIIIQPTSLRLFQISDTHNRYGLITRSSTTSVESSSGSAKLGFSGLDPVRAIGSTVDTTSLGARGVADVARHYGRCYWELSKAKLSMLVVATSGAGYVLGSGSAVDLAGLGYTCMGTMMVAASASTLNQVFEVKNDAMMNRTRRRPLPSGRITIPHAVTWASSVGLAGTALLASKVNLLTAGLGASNLFLYAFVYTPLKQIHPVNTWVGAVVGAIPPLMGWAAASGQISSLNGWILPAALYFWQLPHFMALAYLCRDDYVTGGFKMLSFADPSGRRTALVALRNCIYLIPLGYLAYDWGITSGWFCLESTLLALAISGTAVSFLLNRTKATARRMFHASLLYLPVFMSGLMFHRVYDDDQYLLTTENTKDNMVMSHPTTNKQESRNPDKVKHTKGNTVKSRPPVAYASVAPFPFLPVPIYAPS; this is encoded by the exons ATGTGGAGAAGAAGAAACTCGCTCAGTCAATTCACTCAACTCGCCTCTTCCAAACTTCATTCTCATCCGAATATTATTATTCAACCTACTTCTCTTCGTCTCTTTCAAATCTCCGACACTCACAACCGTTATGGATTAATCACCAGATCCAGCACCACTTCCGTAGAGTCATCTTCCGGTTCTGCGAAATTAGGTTTTTCCGGACTGGATCCGGTCCGTGCGATCGGGTCGACCGTTGATACGACGTCGTTAGGGGCGAGAGGAGTTGCTGACGTGGCCAGGCATTATGGTCGGTGTTATTGGGAGCTATCTAAAGCTAAACTTAG CATGCTAGTGGTTGCTACATCTGGAGCAGGCTATGTTCTTGGGAGCGGTAGTGCTGTTGACTTAGCAGGACTTGGTTACACTTGCATGGGAACCATGATGGTAGCAGCATCTGCTAGCACTTTAAATCAG GTATTCGAGGTTAAGAATGATGCGATGATGAATAGAACAAGGAGAAGACCATTACCTTCAGGACGAATTACTATTCCTCATGCAGTTACATGGGCTTCTTCTGTTGGTCTTGCTGGCACAGCTCTACTCGCAAGCAAG GTTAATTTATTGACAGCTGGACTTGGTGCTTCAAATCTTTTTCTCTATGCGTTTGTTTACACCCCATTGAAGCAGATACATCCAGTTAATACTTGGGTTGGGGCTGTTGTTGGTGCAATTCCTCCTCTTATGGG GTGGGCTGCAGCTTCTGGTCAGATCTCATCACTCAACGGATGGATCCTTCCTGCTGCCCTGTATTTTTGGCAACTACCGCATTTTATGGCCCTTGCATATTTATGCCGTGATGATTACGTAACTGGAGG GTTTAAGATGCTCTCTTTCGCTGATCCTTCGGGTAGGAGAACAGCCTTGGTGGCTTTGAGAAATTGCATATATCTGATTCCATTGGGATACTTGGCCTATGATT GGGGTATAACTTCTGGATGGTTTTGTCTAGAATCAACGCTACTGGCTCTAGCAATTAGTGGAACAGCGGTCTCATTTCTCTTGAACCGTACAAAAGCAACCGCCAGAAGAATGTTCCACGCAAGCCTTCTCTATTTGCCCGTCTTCATGTCTGGCCTTATGTTTCACCGAGTTTATGATGACGATCAATATTTACTTACAACGGAAAACACCAAGGATAATATGGTCATGTCACACCCTACTACCAACAAGCAGGAAAGCAGAAATCCCGACAAGGTAAAACACACCAAGGGTAATACGGTCAAATCACGCCCACCTGTGGCGTATGCGTCTGTAGCCCCGTTTCCTTTTCTGCCAGTTCCTATATATGCACCCTCTTGA
- the LOC110925033 gene encoding uncharacterized protein LOC110925033: protein MRPERKKAKESLALNRKGHTLSLKPTKGDNTSWQVRKAKNFLAIGTAKTLKGAHNRLMVDYFVENPVYTDEMFRRRFRMSYRLFLRIANNLANYDPFFTLRWDATSKKGFTTLQKCTSAIRQLAYGTSSDVWDEYLNMSDRTSRESLYQFCKGVVKLYSTKYLRRPTKNDIIKLYQAHESKHAFPGILGSIDCMHWPWHNCPNEWQGQFTRGDHGHPTLILEAVASNDLWVWHAFFGVPGSNNDINVLGQSDVFNDIVNGTGPDSRFSVSGVEYKHMYYPADGIYPTYTAIVKTIPYPEDEKRKKFANCQALEFELKTLRYCMYACILLHNMIIEDEGNAICEYDTNDIHENVVAVDEGQQESNMWALYNETTHNHLHSDLIEHVWQFGQVNNNE, encoded by the exons ATGAGGCCGGAAAGAAAGAAAGCCAAGGAAAGCTTGGCCCTAAATAGGAAGGGCCATACACTATCTTTAAAGCCCACAAAGGGGGATAATACAAGCTGGCAGGTCCGCAAGGCAAAAAACTTCCTCGCCATTGGGACGGCAAAAAccttaaaag GTGCCCACAATAGGTTGATGGTCGATTACTTTGTCGAAAACCCGGTATACACAGATgaaatgtttaggcgtcgtttccgaATGAGCTATCGTCTTTTCTTACGTATAGCCAACAATTTGGCTAATTATGACCCATTTTTCACATTAAGATGGGATGCTACTAGTAAAAAGGGATTTACCACTTTACAAAAGTGTACATCGGCAATTCGCCAATTGGCTTACGGTACAAGTAGCGACGTGTGGGATGAATATTTGAATATGTCTGATAGAACTTCACGAGAGAGTTTGTATCAATTTTGCAAAGGGGTGGTCAAGCTATACAGCACGAAGTACTTACGAAGGCCAACAAAGAATGACATCATAAAGTTGTACCAGGCACACGAAAGTAAACATGCTTTTCCTGGAATACTTGGTAGCATAGATTGTATGCATTGGCCTTGGCATAATTGCCCTAATGAATGGCAAGGTCAATTTACTCGAGGTGATCATGGTCATCCCACATTAATTCTAGAAGCCGTGGCATCAAATGATCTTTGGGTTTGGCATGCTTTCTTTGGTGTTCCTGGTTCGAATAACGACATTAACGTTCTTGGTCAGTCAGATGTTTTCAATGATATCGTTAACGGTACGGGGCCTGATTCTAGGTTTTCGGTTTCAGGAGTAGAATACAAGCACATGTATTATCCAGCTGATGGAATATACCCAACATACACAGCGATTGTTAAAACTATACCGTATCCAGAAGatgaaaaaagaaagaaatttgcaAATTGTCAAGCACTTGAATTTGAACTCAAAACATTGAGATATTGTATGTATGCTTGTATCTTGCTGCATAACATGATTATCGAAGACGAAGGTAACGCCATATGTGAATATGATACTAACGACATTCATGAGAATGTTGTAGCAGTTGATGAAGGGCAACAAGAATCTAACATGTGGGCGTTATACAACGAGACTACGCATAACCATCTTCATTCGGATTTGATTGAACATGTTTGGCAATTTGGTCAGGTTAACAACAACGAGTAG